A section of the Felis catus isolate Fca126 chromosome B2, F.catus_Fca126_mat1.0, whole genome shotgun sequence genome encodes:
- the NKAPL gene encoding NKAP-like protein, which produces MAPVSQSRYPEDAAGSRRRRRSSVGSPPSALARRFPCGGRSRPHSRGREGLRPSWGVSGVGDPSPLGRSESRAQPSGPRNYAFSSSSVHAGGYRFHHHHYAGDLQWAKEYEKEKEESYRQRWLKERERIGELGAPEVWGLSPKFPEPDSDEHTPVEDEEVKSQETSSSDSSSEENGNTSRSKSKKKRKKKSKTKHRKHSDNSESNSDSDINSSSDDKKRAKKAKKREKKKKHRAKRTKKKKNKKTKKESSDSSFKDSEGELPEDTWIEQSKITDTMDLIGPEAPVIHISQDEKPLNYGHALLPGEGAAMAEYVKAGKRIPRRGEIGLTSEEIASFECSGYVMSGSRHRRMEAVRLRKENQIYSADEKRALASFNQEERRKRENKMLASFREMVYRKTRGKDDK; this is translated from the coding sequence ATGGCCCCGGTGTCCCAGTCCCGCTATCCCGAGGACGCCGCCGGCTCTCGGAGGCGGCGACGCAGCTCTGTGGGGAGCCCGCCGTCCGCGCTGGCCAGACGCTTCCCTTGTGGAGGCCGCTCCCGCCCTCACTCCCGCGGCCGCGAGGGCCTCAGGCCTTCGTGGGGGGTGTCGGGCGTTGGCGACCCGAGTCCGCTGGGCCGATCTGAGTCTCGGGCACAGCCTTCGGGGCCCCGCAACTACGCGTTCTCGTCCTCTTCCGTCCACGCTGGCGGATACCGCTTCCATCACCACCACTATGCGGGCGACCTGCAGTGGGCCAAAGAGtatgagaaggagaaggaggagagctATCGTCAGAGGtggctgaaagagagagagaggattggGGAGCTGGGAGCTCCTGAGGTGTGGGGGCTCTCTCCAAAGTTTCCTGAGCCGGATTCTGATGAACATACCCCAGTGGAGGATGAAGAGGTAAAGAGTCAGGAGACCAGCAGTTCAGATTCCAGCTCCGAAGAAAACGGGAATACCAGTCgttcaaaaagcaagaaaaaaagaaagaaaaagtctaaaACGAAACATAGGAAACATTCTGATAATAGTGAGAGTAATTCAGACTCCGACATTAATTCTAGTTCTGATGATAAAAAGAGGGCCAAAAAAgccaagaagagggaaaagaagaagaaacacagggcaaaaagaaccaagaaaaagaagaataagaagacTAAGAAAGAATCCAGTGACTCCAGCTTTAAAGATTCAGAAGGGGAGTTGCCGGAAGATACCTGGATTGAGCAGTCAAAGATTACAGATACCATGGATCTAATAGGCCCAGAAGCACCTGTAATACATATCTCTCAAGATGAGAAACCTTTGAACTATGGCCATGCTCTGCTCCCAGGTGAAGGTGCAGCAATGGCTGAGTATGTGAAAGCTGGAAAGCGAATCCCACGAAGAGGTGAAATTGGGCTGACAAGTGAAGAGATTGCTTCATTTGAATGCTCAGGTTATGTCATGAGTGGTAGCAGGCATCGTAGAATGGAGGCTGTACGACTGCGTAAAGAGAACCAGATCTACAGTGCTGATGAGAAGAGAGCTCTTGCATCCTTTAACCAAGAAGAAAGacgaaagagagagaataagatgCTAGCCAGTTTCCGAGAGATGGTGTACAGAAAGACAAGAGGGAAAGATGACAAGTAA
- the ZKSCAN4 gene encoding zinc finger protein with KRAB and SCAN domains 4, which yields MAGESKASATLDAGTAEERPGLLTGILTVKVEEEEEDVPTAAPGSPAPGPERSRRRFRGFRYPEAEGPREALRRLRELCRQWLSPETHTKEQILELLVLEQFLTILPAELQAWVRGQHPESGDEVVVLLEHLQRQLEAPTPQVPGGDQGQELVCCEMAALAPSRGSRSAQFQPVRALLKHESLGSRALPGTVLQGPGLAPGGRCRGDAVVAARLPPEPQGLLKTEDVALAFSSGWAQLDSSRGSFHGDEGRENPGGLTSPGGETEAEIRALPVDEVRPVQESGGIPRPLREDTAQIPEGTEAGEQEGRFPRKQKTATGSRRHYCHECGKSFAQSSGLTKHRRIHTGEKPYECEDCGKTFIGSSALVIHQRVHTGEKPYECEECGKVFSHSSNLIKHQRTHTGEKPYECEECGKTFSQSCSLLEHHKIHTGEKPYQCNMCGKAFRRNSHLLRHQRIHGDKNVQDRECADTWESQGRVESRWENVEAPASYTCNECDRSFTRSRSLIEHQKIHTGEKPYQCDTCGKGFTRTSYLVQHRRSHVGKKVLSR from the exons ATGGCCGGGGAGTCGAAGGCGAGCGCGACCTTGGATGCCGGCACTGCAGAGGAGCGGCCGGGGCTGCTGACGGGCATCCTGACcgtgaaggtggaggaggaggaggaggacgtcCCCACGGCCGCGCCCGGCagcccggcccccggccccgagCGCTCGCGCCGGCGCTTCCGGGGCTTCCGCTACCCTGAGGCCGAGGGGCCCCGCGAGGCGCTGCGCCGGCTCCGCGAGCTGTGCCGCCAGTGGCTGAGCCCAGAAACACACACCAAGGAGCAGATCCTGGAGCTGCTGGTGCTGGAGCAGTTCCTGACCATCCTGCCCGCCGAGCTCCAGGCCTGGGTGCGGGGACAGCACCCGGAGAGCGGGGACGAGGTGGTGGTGCTCCTGGAGCACCTGCAGAGACAGCTGGAGGCGCCGACACCGCAG GTCCCAGGTGGTGACCAGGGCCAAGAGCTTGTCTGTTGCGAGATGGCAGCACTGGCACCTTCCCGCGGATCACGGAGTGCCCAGTTCCAGCCGGTGAGGGCTCTGCTCAAGCATGAATCTCTGGGATCACGGGCCTTACCGGGCACAG TTCTCCAGGGTCCTGGGCTTGCCCCGGGAGGGCGCTGCAGAGGAGACGCAGTGGTGGCGGCCAGGCTGCCGCCAGAGCCCCAG GGCTTGCTGAAAACGGAAGACGTGGCCCTGGCTTTCTCCTCTGGCTGGGCGCAGCTGGATTCCTCTCGGGGGAGCTTCCACGGAGATGAAGGGCGGGAGAACCCCGGCGGCCTGACCTCCCCGG GTGGTGAAACAGAGGCCGAGATCCGGGCCCTGCCTGTGGACGAGGTCCGGCCAGTACAAGAGTCTGGGGGAATACCACGCCCCCTGCGTGAAGACACTGCCCAGATTCCTGAAGGCACTGAAGCTGGCGAACAGGAGGGCAGGTTCCCGAGAAAGCAGAAAACTGCCACAGGAAGTAGGCGGCACTATTGTCATGAATGTGGAAAGAGTTTTGCTCAGAGTTCAGGCCTGACTAAACACAGGAGAATCCACACCggggagaaaccctatgaatgtgaAGACTGTGGCAAGACCTTCATCGGGAGCTCTGCCCTCGTCATCCATCAGAGAGtccacactggggagaaacccTATGAGTGTGAGGAATGTGGCAAGGTGTTCAGTCACAGCTCAAACCTCATCAAACACCAGAGAacccacactggggagaagcCCTACGAGTGTGAGGAGTGTGGGAAAACCTTCAGCCAGAGTTGCAGCCTCCTTGAACATCACAAAATCCACACAGGGGAGAAGCCGTACCAGTGCAACATGTGTGGCAAAGCTTTTAGGCGGAATTCACATCTCCTCAGACACCAGAGGATCCACGGCGATAAAAATGTGCAGGATCGTGAATGTGCAGACACCTGGGAGAGTCAGGGGAGGGTGGAAAGCCGGTGGGAAAACGTTGAGGCTCCCGCGTCTTACACATGTAACGAGTGTGACAGGAGTTTCACCCGGAGTAGAAGCCTTATCGAACATCAGAAAATCCACACTGGTGAGAAACCCTATCAGTGTGACACATGTGGGAAAGGCTTCACCCGAACTTCATACCTTGTTCAACACCGGAGGAGCCATGTTGGAAAGAAAGTTCTATCACGGTGA